CCGCCTTGTCCTTGTACTCCTGAATAACCTCATCGAGGCGCGCCAGCAATTCCTCCTCGCTCGCCTCTTCCGTACACGTGCAACCACATCCCTTCTCAACCATATACAACCTCCTTTACTGGTCCCCCGGGAGGCCTTTCGAGCCGCCCAAGATCTCGTGTTGCGACCGTTGCACCGATACAACGCGCGCCGCGAACGCGGCGCTTCTTCCGAACACTACGCAGGCCCGCTCGCGCTGCGCATCGACGGCGCCTCCGCACGTTTTCGCGCGAAAAACGCCACCTTGTCCAGCGCGGAAGTCAGGTCCACGTTTTCTACATACACGCGCGCCGGCGCCTGAAGCCGGACCGGCGCGAAATTCAGCAAGCCTTTCACCCCCGCCGCAAACAGCATCTCGGCGGCGCCCTGCGCCTGCGCGGCCGGCACCGCCAGCACGCCCAGCGAGATACCCATGTCCGTCACCACGCGCGGCAGCGCCTCCACCCCATAGCACGGACAACCGGAAAACTCGCGCCCAACCTTCCCCGGGTCCTTGTCGAACGCCGCGCGAATGCTCAACCGCCGCCACCGGCCCGCGAAATGCGCCAGAATCGCCCTGCCCAGGTTGCCCACCCCCACCAACGCCACCTTCTGGTACGTCGGCGGATAAAGAAACTCGTCGATGCTGTCGAGCAGGTCGCCCACGCGATAACCGCCGTTCGGAACTCCGATGCACCCCAGTTGCATGATGTCCCGTCGCACCTGCGCCGCGTTCGCCTGCGCACCCGCCGCCAAGTCGTGAGAGAAGATCGTCTCCGCGCCGTCCGCGCGCACTTGCACCAGAATCCGCCGGTACAGGCTGAGCCGTTCTATGGTCTTTTCCGACACCATGCCGCATGCTTCGCCGGTGATGTTAAGTTAGCCCAACATCCGTTAAGTTTTGTGTACCTACCGTTAGGTATATGCAATTTTCCACACAAAAACTCATACTCGTGAACCCGTGCACAAACTCACTATAGCACAGCCCCCACCCGTTTGCAAGCTCTAATTCCTACCATAACCGGAAATCCCGAGACAGGCAGACCGACCCGCCTACCCAACGCAAAGAGCCAAGACGGCCAGAGGGTCCGGCCAGGGCCAACAGTCCGCACGGCCCCGCCGCGTGTTCCGGTTTCCGCAGGTTCGGGTTTCGCGTTCGCCCATGGGGGTGTCTCTACGGCCCCGTTCCGAGTGTCCCCTGCTTCGGGGAAGGTCGTTCTGTCGCTCAATCGCGCCTGCCATCGCCCCGCCTGTCGACAGCATCCGGGCGCTCATTATCCGGCCTCGAGCCACTCTTCCGCACCCGGCGGGCCGTTTGACAGATAAACGCATCGTCGGCTAGGCTCATGAGGTCCCTCGGGCGGATTGCGTGTCATCAAGACGCAGGAACGGCACGTAATACGCATATACGGGCAGAACGGAGTGGAAGGATATGAAATACGGGACCTATCTCCTGGCGGCGGCCCTCATGGCAGGCGCGTTTGCCGGATGCAATACGATGGCGGGCCAACCGCGATTCGAGCAGGCGGAAATCCTGCCCCCCGCGCTGGAAATCGGACAAAGCGGCCTTGTCGTCGTCAAGGTCAAGGACAAGCACGGGATCATCACCGGGATTTCGGGGTCCGTACAGGGGGACCAGCGCTACAAACTCACACTGAACGACAACGGCATCGACGGCGACCAGACGGCGGGCGATGGCATATGGTCGTTGCAGGTGGATGCCCGGCAGGAAGCGCCGCCGGGTGATTTCCTCATGGAGTTCACAGCCTACCGTTCGGACGGCGCGCCCGTGACCGTACGCAGCAAGGAAGGTGGTATCCTGCCGCTCAGCGCGCAGGTGCCCGTGCGCATCCTCGAG
The window above is part of the Candidatus Hydrogenedentota bacterium genome. Proteins encoded here:
- a CDS encoding redox-sensing transcriptional repressor Rex, producing the protein MVSEKTIERLSLYRRILVQVRADGAETIFSHDLAAGAQANAAQVRRDIMQLGCIGVPNGGYRVGDLLDSIDEFLYPPTYQKVALVGVGNLGRAILAHFAGRWRRLSIRAAFDKDPGKVGREFSGCPCYGVEALPRVVTDMGISLGVLAVPAAQAQGAAEMLFAAGVKGLLNFAPVRLQAPARVYVENVDLTSALDKVAFFARKRAEAPSMRSASGPA